TAGGGCTGAGAAGATAGCAAAGTGCCTAACCATGCTTCAAGCAGATTGGAGGGAATTTTGCAAGTGTCAGCGGATATTGAGACGGACGAGTTACTTATCTGAGCCAGTTCATAACCGTAAAGATCATTAAAAAAGCGTGTTATTATGACACTTACGGTAGCTGTAGGTTAAATTGGTTGATGGTGCCGCGGTAACGGTGAGACGTGGTCGGTGGAACGGTGACCCCACCTCCGTTAATGACGGGACGGGTACACTATGACAGGCCCCCCATGCTCGGCCACTTTCTGTAGCCTCCAACGCGTTTAAACCACGACTCGACAAAAACATTTGGTcaattaatttatcttttgCGCGCGCTGTTGATATTTTGTTTCGCGACTGTACAAGATACCCGACCTCCAGCTGTACGACCATCCAGACACATTGTTACGACTATCACACCCGAGCGATCATATTATCATATCCAAATACTTTTAATCGCCATCGCGATGCAATGAAACGCGCTGCCCATGACGACAAATAATGTGCTATCGACCTCACCATAACTGCATATAATCACACCCAATTGTATCCCCGATGGATCGCGACAAGAGCTCGCTGGCCGAGCGGCCCAGCCAGCTTATCGTGAAGCAGTCCGGGAGGAAACCTCTTTTCGCAAGCAACATCCCACGGGGAACCGACAGGAACAAAGAGAATGGCCAAGCGCAGCAGAACAATTCAAGGCTTGGGTCTAGTATACAGAGCAATGGGTTCGCGCGATCAACAACTTCGGATCTCGACAGGCGAGCGAGCATCGGTAGTCTTGGTTCGCGCGACAGCAAATTACCTACGCCAGGcttttcctcctccactCGAAAACGACTCTCCATGACCGATGCTTTCCGTCTCGCTGCGAAGGAAATCGAGGATGACAGTGATGGAACACAACCAGTTGATGCGTCGCCTAGCCCAGCACCTCGAGTCTGGCGCGAGAAACAcgaaggagaaggaaaccAGATGCGGCAGATGTTAAGTCACGATCACCTGGACACGAAGGCTCCGAGTCGCCCCTTTTCCCGAGGGTCAATTGCTTCAAGAATACCCGAAATAAAGAAAACGCCAGACAAGACCGACTCGCCGCGACGACGGAACTTTTATGGTAAGTCCAGGGCAGGACTTTCCTTTACGCCTAGAGAGCCGACCCAGGAGAGTACTACGCCTGTGCATGCACCTCCAACCACAACTGTCAATGGGATTAGACCAGATAGTCGGCCTGGGAGCGCTGCTGGACTGCGAATAGGGTCGCACTCGTTGAGGCAAATGCCTTCTAAAGACGACCTGACGAAACAAGGACGGATTCCTGCTCTAGTCCCTGGTATCGAGGAGTTGTATCCGTCGATTGagggccaagaagctcaaaacGAGGCACCTGGCCCAGCATCTCCCGAAAAGAGTTTCGCATGGCAGGTGGATGACGACTTTACGGCTGGAGAGTTGCAAGTTTCAGACAGCCCAAGGCTACGTATGGGCGCACGTCCGTTTGCAAATCGCATTCACTTCGATGAAGGGAGTGAAATTGACATCAACTCACGGACGAGGGTGGCGCCGCCTGGAGCGAGGaacaccaagcttgatgagattcGGTCAAGGGAGGTCAGGACAGGAAGCGATATTCCTCTCGAGCCGCCGCGGCCACATAATACAAAGATAGACGAGATACGGGAGCGTGAGGAAAAGGTCGAACACCAAATACCCATACCTGATCGAAACgcaccgagaccaagaaaTACCAAATTGGACGACATACGACAGCGGGAGGTTAACGGCTTACCCAGGAGGTCAATGGCATCAATCAAGTTAGAAGAGATTCGTGAGCACAATGCAATGAGTCGCTCACGCTCTCCAGAAGATCGACCCAGGACGAGCCGAGGGATGCTCCCAGAGGCAAAGACGACAAGTGAACTCGAACCGAAAGAGCCGTCGCCTCGGCCTCGCTCTGCTTTTGAAGGGGCCGGCGTCAGTATCCCTGACACGCCTGTGACGATATTCAAGTCGCGACGCGAGAGCGCAGAATCGGACCACCCTAGGGAGGATGGTGACTCAAAGGACGAGACAAGTCGTCCGCGACCAGGTCTGTCGCACACACGTACTGATTCCCGAGACTTACTGCGACGCCTGGCGCGGGCTGCCAGTTCCAGCCCTGCGCCTGAACCTGAGCCGCGACAGGTGGCCGACACTGACAAACCCGCTCCGTTGCCCCTAGAACCGAAGCCTGACACTGCTTCTGCAATTCCTCAACCTTCAACCAGCAATGGCTACAGAAATCGTCAACATCGCTCTAACAGAGATTTCAGTCCCAAACCTAGTGTCGCATTTACTGGCTTGTCTCGAACTCGTTCAACGGAATCTGTTAAGAGCAAGAAATCCATGAATTCGGAGGCGGATCCCACAGACCGCATTGAGGCGGAGGCCAGTCTGTTTGCGCCTGGCGATAATCACTCTGAGAAGGGTTCTATGAAAGCCCCATCTCCAGAGCCTGATATCGATGATGCAAAAGATATCGATGCGACACCGCGACCGACGAAGCCGGATCCATTAACTATGCCCACGCCAAAGGTCACGGGCGCATACGTGGAAACACCAGCGACAGTCAAGGTGGAGAAGATTGAAATAAAAGACAAACAAGAAAAGCCAAAGAGGGAAGAAAGGCCATTGCGACAAAGATCTGCATCGTTCCGTGATAAAAGGACGGATAATGCTATGAGTAGTAGCGATAGGGACACTGCATCAGACCCGGGGACAGACGACAAACCGAGCACCAAAACCTCGTCGAGTGGGGTGAGGAGACGGCGCACTCGATCTCTTTCACGGCGCCGAGGAATACTGAAAAACTCGGCCAAGCTTCCAACAGTCAAAGACGACTTGAGAGAACTCCAACGAACACATCACATCGAGGACTCGACGCtagatgatcttgaagaggttATTCTCGGTCGCAAAGCCCCATCTCAGGAAGTTGAGGCTCTCCTTGATAAACTACCTGAGAACTCATCATTTGATGACGATTTCGACTTCGACTTGGAACTTGACACCAAACTGAACACACGAACCAACCAAATCGATCCTCAGAATAACGACAACTCGGATCTAGATCGAATGACTCGCATGAACAATACCCTCAAGAACAGCCTGTTCGGAATCCATACCGCAGCAAGGGGCATTGAGCGTCTTTCTGATCAAGTCAGCACCAAGAATAAAGCTGCCGAGAACAAGGCCACTGAAGAGAAGTCAACTGAGCTCAAGACACCTAAAGAAGAGCCGGCTGAGAAGAACCTCCTTGACATCGTCAAACCCGAGCCGCTGCCTGAAAAGATGGCCACCCTCCACGACAACCACGGCGCTAGCACCGCCTTCATCACGCATTCCGACGGCAAGACGGTGTCTTACGTTTCACTACCACTTCCATCACTCTTCCACCGCAAACCATCATTCCGCTTCACAGTCTTTGGTTttgttcttttcctcctcggccTTTGGTATGCTCTCGAGTCTACTATGTGCCTCGCCTTCTGTCGTCCTGTCAGCTGCAGCAATCCTCCCTGCGTCTGGTCCGTCGATGATCCTACATTTGGAAAAGCCATTCCCGTGAAGTTGGACCAGTGGGTTACTGGCGGCTATGGTCGCGTCCTAGCTGGACAACTCATGGAAGAAGCGGTTGACTGGTATGCCGACATGAAGGACGTCTGGTACGATCGCGAGATCACCGACATTGACATTCACGGGCTCTCATTTGACAAGAAGCGTCAGCATCGCCGTCGTCTTCGTAAGAAGGGCCTCTTGAAGCGTCGCGTACAGACATCCGAGGAGCGAGCAAGGCTGGAAGCTTGGCAGCGAGCCCAGGAGGAGGAACAACGACAGCAGGCAGCGAGAGAGATGGGTTATGAGATTCGagtcgacgatgatgagactGTCGGAGGAGATACCAGGGTTTGGTGAATTAAGCGTATACAATGGTCAGAGTGGTGGTTCTATACAAGCACCAAGGGGCAGTTTACATTGCTATTAAATGCATATCGGAGCGGGCGTTCAAAGATACATTATTGCACTCCTCAAGTAGTAATGATAATAGATGGTGGTGATATTCTCAGATGGTATCAACCTCGTACCCATATATAAACAAGTTGGGCATATCCGTAATACATTTTCCCTGTCCCAACGCCATGCGCCCGCAAATACCGGCTCTTAATCGTCAATACCACCCcattcctcatcttcctccatctcatcaccactgGCTGCCTTAACCCACGGCAACCTTTCATCCTCGTAACTCTCAACACAGCGCGCCCTCACAGGCTTAACAGGGCATGTCTTCAGCGAAATAACAAGATCGCCCACGCTCTTCACAAACTTCTCAGCCTCGGGGTGCTCCAGCGCCTCCTCACGctccaactcatcaaccCAGATATCCAGCGCATGCAATCTGATGCCCACAGGACTCTTTCGCAGATCACCCTCCTTCTCAAAGGGATACTCCTCCAGCACAGCCACGATAGCCTCGACATCGCCGTCCTTCCAGCCCCGCTCGCGAGCTAGTCGTACGTGGGAAGCGAAAACGCGacggacgaggaggaggaacttTTCAAGACGGTAGACGTCGATGGCTGTCCACTGGGCTCCGACGATGGCCCAGAAGGCGCGCAGCCAGGGGATGGCGCAGGCGGGCttgagggagaagaggaggttgGCGAGATCTGTGGCGAGACGTTGCTGGGGGATGGGTCGGTCGGTCATCCATAGAGCGTAGAAGAGGCCTTTCCATAGCTTCTGGGCGTCGACGTCGGAGAGGCTTGAGCGCGAGGCGAGGAATGTTGAGAGTGATTCTAATGAGGACATTCGAAGTTTGCGATCTGGAGAAGTTAGTAAGATTCGTAAAGAGATAATTGGAGGGGACGGACCGCTTGAAGCGAGGTTGCGAATAAAGGGCATTTGGGATTCGTGCTCGGCCATTTTGGAGAGTAGAGCGTCAATGGCTCTGGTTGACAGGTTATGGCGATCGTGATAATTGGGTGGTTAGGTTGGGGCTGCGGAAAGAGAAGTGTTGGTGATAGTTTGGTTGGCGTTGAAAAATGTCAAAGATGCTATGCGATGCTGGGCAACTTTTTTCTGGCATGGATGTCGGATCTAGTGGGGGCCTCACCGAGAAGTGGGGCCGGCTCTTGTAAGGGACTTTCATATCCAGACTGAAGGGTTATGATCATGACTACAACGCAGTATGTGCCAGTGTTTGTATTAAATAATCAAGACAATATTACAGATTCATGATATAATACGTTGTATGCATTCTGAATAACAATATCGCTAGCTGCGTCGGCAGATATCCTTTCGattcagccagccagcctACAGACTTCAGTTCTTAGTTTGAGTTTTTCATATATATTTCACAACTCAAGGAATACCAAAGGTCATACGTTCTATATTTCAATGCCTAAATAGAATAAACCCCGGCTTGGATTTGAAAAGCATTAATATCAGGCTTATTCAGCTTCATATTCTATCGACAGACTCTCAGCGAATGACCCCGCGCGGGGCATCCACATCGACTTGACCGCGCCCAAAATTTTGAGGTCTCCATTTCGTCACTTTTCATTCCTTCCATATCC
This genomic stretch from Fusarium fujikuroi IMI 58289 draft genome, chromosome FFUJ_chr09 harbors:
- a CDS encoding related to RRP1 protein, which produces MAEHESQMPFIRNLASSDRKLRMSSLESLSTFLASRSSLSDVDAQKLWKGLFYALWMTDRPIPQQRLATDLANLLFSLKPACAIPWLRAFWAIVGAQWTAIDVYRLEKFLLLVRRVFASHVRLARERGWKDGDVEAIVAVLEEYPFEKEGDLRKSPVGIRLHALDIWVDELEREEALEHPEAEKFVKSVGDLVISLKTCPVKPVRARCVESYEDERLPWVKAASGDEMEEDEEWGGIDD